From a region of the Vairimorpha necatrix chromosome 4, complete sequence genome:
- a CDS encoding chromobox domain-containing protein has translation MSSDKNVEKKSKNDSNNSLHDKVLSLSSSINDFYKLDLKSNILKVFDIKQENDSIKMPSFSTQIEVSRIYHMRSSREKCLINYLSIMRIYRILCEDQYHINILIVQQILYR, from the coding sequence ATGTCTTCTGATAAAAATGTAGAGAAGAAGTCTAAGAATGATTCTAATAATTCCTTACATGATAAAGTTTTGTCTCTAAGTTCCAGTATAAAtgatttctataaattagaTCTGAAGTCGAATATTCTTAAAGTCTTCGATATTAAGCAGGAAAAtgattctataaaaatgccgTCATTCAGTACACAAATAGAAGTGTCAAGGATTTATCATATGAGATCATCAAGAGAGAAGTGccttataaattatttgagTATTATGAGAATTTATAGGATCCTATGCGAAGACCAAtatcatataaatatcCTTATAGTGCAACAAATACTATACAGATAG